From the genome of Elusimicrobiaceae bacterium, one region includes:
- the serS gene encoding serine--tRNA ligase: MLDIKQIVAAPEEIKRRLSLRKPELTAQIDEVLGVYENYKKILASVEELRAKRNSLSKQIGQIKKEQGDEAAAATMKEVARLKEEMAQQEATLEPLKNQMDELLLSIPNLPHEGIPVGKSDADNPEVKKCDIPLPQFDFKPLDHQSVGEKLGILDFAAAATLSGSRFALYKGDGARLERAIISFFLDTHAKKGYTEILPPVIVNEDIMYGTGQLPKFREDMYELTGEPKQFLISTAEIPLTNLNRARQIAESELPIKLTAWTPCFRKESGTYGKDTRGLIRNHQFNKVELVMLSKPEDSYKMLEIMVEDAQDVLRQLGLPFHVVELCSGDIGFSSAKTYDIEVWMPSENRFREISSCSNCLDFQARRMGMRYKNAQGKLEYVHTLNGSGVAVGRTFAAILENFQQADGSVIIPEVLRPYFGKDKIEAK, from the coding sequence ATGCTAGATATTAAACAAATTGTTGCCGCACCCGAAGAAATAAAACGCCGCTTGTCTTTACGCAAACCGGAATTAACGGCTCAGATAGATGAAGTGTTAGGTGTGTATGAAAACTATAAAAAGATTTTGGCTTCTGTAGAAGAATTACGTGCCAAACGTAACAGTCTTTCCAAACAAATCGGTCAAATTAAAAAGGAACAAGGCGACGAAGCGGCCGCCGCTACTATGAAAGAAGTGGCTCGCCTAAAAGAAGAAATGGCTCAGCAAGAAGCCACCTTGGAGCCGCTTAAAAATCAAATGGATGAACTGCTTTTGAGCATTCCCAATTTGCCGCATGAAGGTATCCCCGTAGGCAAAAGCGATGCCGATAATCCGGAAGTAAAAAAATGCGATATACCGCTTCCGCAATTTGATTTCAAACCGTTAGATCATCAATCTGTCGGCGAAAAACTGGGCATTTTGGATTTTGCCGCCGCCGCTACGTTGTCGGGCAGTCGCTTTGCTTTATATAAAGGAGACGGGGCCCGCTTGGAACGCGCGATTATTTCTTTCTTTTTAGATACGCACGCCAAAAAAGGCTATACCGAAATTTTACCGCCGGTTATTGTCAACGAAGATATTATGTACGGTACCGGTCAATTGCCCAAATTCCGCGAAGATATGTATGAACTGACCGGAGAACCGAAACAGTTTTTAATTTCTACGGCTGAAATTCCGCTGACCAATTTGAATCGTGCGCGTCAAATTGCCGAGAGTGAATTGCCTATTAAACTGACTGCATGGACGCCGTGCTTCCGCAAAGAATCCGGCACCTACGGTAAAGATACGCGCGGTTTAATTCGCAATCACCAATTTAATAAAGTAGAGTTAGTGATGCTCTCTAAGCCGGAAGATTCTTACAAGATGTTGGAAATCATGGTAGAAGATGCCCAAGACGTGTTGCGCCAATTAGGCCTGCCTTTCCACGTAGTGGAATTGTGCTCGGGCGATATCGGTTTTTCGTCGGCCAAAACCTATGACATTGAAGTATGGATGCCCAGCGAAAACCGCTTCCGCGAAATTTCTTCCTGCTCCAACTGTTTGGACTTCCAAGCCCGCCGCATGGGCATGCGCTATAAAAATGCGCAGGGAAAACTGGAATATGTGCATACCTTAAACGGTAGCGGCGTAGCCGTAGGTCGCACCTTTGCGGCTATCTTGGAAAACTTCCAACAAGCCGACGGTTCTGTAATTATTCCGGAAGTTTTACGTCCGTATTTTGGCAAAGATAAAATTGAGGCCAAATAA
- a CDS encoding tetratricopeptide repeat protein, which yields MRKVFCFIAAVCFAAAGFSPLQAEIKLPPDVMQYATTGINGVYTLDFDTANENIQKVFDLYPDHPFAHFGNAMVAWARYEYEFELSDGEQQKKFEKILDDSIAGIKRWIKQNPDDPNGYMGIGALYGLRAMFSMRTRSWVTAYFSGRKAISNLEKSMKLDPTYYDAYFGLGIYNYFAGTLPNVIKILAKIVAIKGNVDEGVRQLNIAREKATFTSDSAKLILIEIQNTRGNKYYAPDKSLQYIQELHAKFPANPLMHYVVLICQFENEQYDEVLAGGQEFLSLIGSNKFYKEIYIPRAYTAIGTSYMAKGEWEKARDAFEQSRKASANQAPSRWGVWNEYRLGQVYDVLGQREQAIAQYKKVLSFKDKWGFDSFAKAGLKTPWQAATGKDVGPLPPQQS from the coding sequence ATGCGTAAAGTATTTTGTTTCATAGCCGCGGTCTGTTTTGCCGCGGCTGGTTTTTCTCCTCTGCAAGCGGAAATTAAACTGCCGCCGGATGTAATGCAATATGCTACGACCGGTATTAACGGCGTGTACACCTTGGACTTTGACACCGCTAACGAAAACATACAAAAAGTATTTGATTTATATCCGGATCATCCGTTTGCGCATTTTGGTAATGCCATGGTGGCATGGGCGCGCTACGAATATGAATTTGAGTTAAGCGACGGCGAACAGCAGAAAAAATTTGAAAAAATTTTAGATGATTCTATTGCCGGTATTAAACGTTGGATTAAACAAAATCCCGACGACCCAAACGGGTATATGGGGATCGGTGCCTTGTATGGATTGCGGGCGATGTTTTCCATGCGTACGCGCAGTTGGGTGACGGCTTATTTTTCCGGCCGCAAAGCGATTTCTAATTTGGAAAAATCAATGAAGCTGGACCCGACGTATTATGATGCGTATTTTGGACTGGGCATTTACAATTATTTTGCAGGTACGCTGCCTAATGTTATTAAAATTTTGGCCAAAATCGTAGCGATAAAAGGAAATGTAGACGAGGGTGTGCGTCAGCTTAATATCGCGCGTGAAAAAGCCACTTTCACTTCAGACAGTGCCAAACTTATTTTAATTGAAATACAAAATACGCGCGGCAATAAATACTATGCGCCCGATAAATCTTTGCAATATATTCAAGAACTCCACGCCAAATTTCCGGCAAATCCCTTAATGCATTATGTGGTGCTGATTTGCCAGTTTGAAAATGAACAATATGACGAAGTATTGGCCGGCGGGCAAGAATTTTTAAGTTTAATCGGTTCCAATAAATTTTATAAAGAGATTTATATTCCGCGTGCTTACACCGCTATCGGTACCTCTTATATGGCTAAAGGGGAATGGGAAAAAGCACGGGATGCTTTTGAACAAAGCCGCAAGGCCAGTGCCAATCAAGCACCCAGCCGCTGGGGCGTGTGGAACGAGTACCGCTTGGGCCAAGTGTACGATGTGCTCGGCCAGCGCGAACAAGCCATTGCCCAATATAAAAAAGTACTTTCTTTTAAGGACAAATGGGGTTTTGACAGTTTTGCCAAAGCAGGACTAAAAACTCCTTGGCAAGCCGCCACCGGCAAAGACGTAGGGCCTTTGCCACCCCAACAAAGTTGA